CAGGTCCTTCAGCCGGCGGAGCTTCTCCAGGAGCTCGGCCCGGGAGTAGCTGTCGTCCCCAGTGGGGCCCGGGCCTGGCCCCAGGGCCTCCTGCAGCACCAGGCAGTGGGTCCTCAGGAATGGGTTGTAGGAGCGCTCTTCTCCCAGGGTGGACGGGCACTGTGGGACGAGAGGCACCAGGTTGAGCGGAGAGAATCTGGAAAATAGACCCAGTCAGGGAAGCCTCCCCACTCCCTACCCTGTCTCAGGGTCCAGGAGGCCTCGCTTGAAGGCCTGTGAAcggagccccccctcccccgtcagAGCTCTGGGGAGGGGCCTGCAGGCCCCAGCTCAGCAGAGAGGGGCTCCTGCTGGGGAGTGCCCTGGGGCCCCTCCTGGACCCAAGCCCCCACCGTGCTCTTGCGCTCCATCCGCTGCCTCTGCACCCACTGCATCTTCCTCTCCCGGGCCAGGTTCTCGGGCTCGACCACACCCGCAAAGCCCAGGTTCTCCTCCGCGTACTCGTGACCTGAGGACCACCacgggggcagagagcaggacaCACAGAGATTGGTGGTGGGGTCAGAGAATGTCCTCCCTACCCACCGGCCTCTGGGCACCTGACAACCAGGGGGAGGCGTGGCCCTTCCAGGAAAGCCCCAGCCACACGGAGCTGCTCCTCTGAATGTGGGCACAGGTCAGCCATGAGTGAAGGGGCAGAAGCAGTTCAGGGGGGAAAACCACCAGACCTGGAGTCGGGAGACCTGCATCCTAGCCCtgactctgcccctgcccagctgtgCAACCTCGGCCAAATCGTGGCACCTCTCTGAGCCACAATTTTCTCATTTGGCAAGTGGAGAAAACAAACTATAATGCTACTAGAACACAGATGTGTCCCCGGtgcctagaacagagcctggcacatgttAGGTGTTCAATAAAGCACTTgtcaaatgaatggatggataaatataTGGTTTGAGGATTAATTGACATGTTAGTGATGCGTTTTAGAAACTATGGATAtccgatgtgtgtgtgtgtgtgtgtgtgtgtgtgtgtagggacaTGCGGTGTCTgtatggatggacaaatggacatTCAACGTACATGCATGGGGAGGATAGATCTGGATGCGTGCAGAGTAGATTCACTGACTTCTCTGATAAGCAAAGGCTATTTTCTGTTCTAGGCTCTAGCTATAAAATATCAGCCCTGTCTCTGAGATGCACCAGGGCCTACAGGGCTCCCAGGAGGCAGAGGGCTGGCTGTCAGGGGCAGTTAGTGTGAGAAGCAGAGGCATTCAGAGCCAGTGCTCCAAAATGAAGGGCGCTCTGCCCTGACTGCTAGAATTGGCTCCCCGGAGCCATCAGAGGTGGAGTTGCGTCACCTCCGGGCCCGAAGCTGGGTGGGCTGGGACTCTAGGGGGAGTGAGGGAGGAGTGGAGGGGCACCTCACCGGGCCACAGCAGAGTGtcatcccccagccccagcaccgTGTCCAGGGAGCTCAGCATGGTCTCTGCAGTGCCCTCAAAGGTCCGTCCTGGTGAGGGTCGGCGGGTATGTTACGAGATACAAGGAGAACACAGCTTGGCGTAAGTAAGAGGGGTGGGGACCAGCTTGCAGAGCTGGGACTGGCCAGCAGCCCTAGCCTTGCCCCTGCCATACCCACTCCCCCAGGCTTCCGTGCCGTCCTTCCACTGGATGCTGAGCCCACATATTCACTCCCCAACCAGACCTGTTTGAAGCCTCTGTTGCATATACTGacatgtgggtggggagggggtacaGAACCTTCAGGCTGAGTTCTAAGGGCCCCAAGCACAGCTGGTGTGGGGTTGCTCTTTTCCACGGAGCACTTTTTTCTTTGCCAGTGCTGCCCTTTGAGACTCCGTGCAGCCTGGGACTGTGGTCCTCCCCCACCCATGGTTTACCCTCTCATTTGGAGGTTCTCCACTTTTTGTAACCAGTCTCTCCAGTGACTGTATCAGAGAACTAGGCTTCACGGTGGAAACAAATACCCTGTGAGGTCTGTACTCAGTTACCGGTGTTGTCTCATTCTGTCCATCCCCTGTGGGAAGTTGaaggtattaaaaaaaaggggggggggctaaTACAGATGGGAGTAACTGTCAAGGCAATATCTGTGCAAAGTTTTAATGCACTGCATGGGACTGTGGCTGTCCTTGGGTCCCTGTCCTgacctctccccctcctttctggcccctcctcctgcttccctttTGGGGGAACTCACCACAGCCAGAGAGGAAGAGCAGGTCCCCtgagaagaggcaggagggacccTTGTAGGGCTCCCCATCCAGCAGGTAGACCAGATGGCCTTGCGTGTGGCCAGGGGTGGCCAGGGCCCGGATCTGGAGCCGTCCCACGCTAACTACATCTTGATGACACAGGGGACTGAGAAGCAAGGCAATAGCGGAGAGAAGGTACTAGAGCTTGGGATGTGCTGCTCCTTGTCCCACCCTAAGCCCAAGGAACTTCCACACCAAAGAGGGAAGGCACCCATGATGCCCAGGGCTTCAGATCCAAACCCTCGCCTCTTCCTCTTTTGGGGACCGTGGCTGGATGAGTTGGGGGGTGGGTAGTGCCAGTCTTCAGATGGGCTCTGATCTGCCCTCTAAGGGTGAGGAAGGGCATCAGCAAAGACCCAACTGCTGGCAATCCTGCGATCCTCGACTGAAGGGTGGGGTGCGGGAAAGGGCCCACGGAAGGACCATCCACCCTGGGGTCAGGGACTTACTGGGTGAGGTAGGGGATGCCGTCCTGAGGGCTCCCATACACCCGACAGTCCTGGTGCCGCCGGCTGAGGTCACGGTTCCCTCCACTGTGGTCCCTGTGGGATGGCAGAGACAGGCAGGGACTCTGAGGGGCAATGGTACTAGgcctccttgccttcctcttTCCAGATCTCCAGGCCTTTGGGCACTGAGCCCCGGGCTTCTGAAGTGAGCCAAGCTGTCCACACCTCTAGGCCTTTGCTCAAGCTGTTCCCCTGCTCAGAAGGTCATCCCCGCGACTTGCCACCCCTCCCTTCTGTCACCCAGCCAATGCCAACCGATCTTTCTGGCCTCTCTCAGCTCCAGGGTCATCAGCCTCTAGTCTCTCCAAGTGGACCTGGTCACACTTCACCAAGTGCCCCCTACTTCCTGCACCTTGTGCCAAGTGCCACCTAAATGTTTGTCATCGTTGTACACTGTCATGTGGGGCTGTCTCCCCCACTAGATTATAATCTCTTTGAGGAAAGAACTCACGAGTTCTGCCCACGTCCCAAGCACAGCAGGCATCTACTACATGCCCACGGAATGAGAGATAAatgcctgccctgccctcctctaGGGCTTTAGGAGTCTGATAAGTGCAGGGTGGGAGAcccgccccttccctccttctctgctgaTGCCCTGGTGGCTTTAGGAAGAAAGTGGGTGTCCGCTCATCCTGACTCCCggtcccccagcccagcctgtcCTCCCTAGGTCCAGTCCCAACAAGCCCGCCGGGGCCAGGGTCGGCCAGGGAAGGTCATCCATACCCAGATGCTACCCCAGTCCCTTACCAGTGCTTGTGAGTGCAGAGGATGGCAACCAAATCAACGCCCTCCTTTTCAATGGAagcctgggggagagagaggaggtacTGAGACTGAGGAGTGGTGTGCAGAGAGGGACAGGGGTGCAGGTGCTGGCTGCagagggggcagcagggaggaTGAGGGACAGGGAGGTGATGGAGCTAGAGGATGAGAGGATGAGAGGAGCTAGAGGATGGAGctaggggggaggggggaagctgAGACTGAGCAAGggcaatggggggagggggggaggtggagaCCCGAGGTGCGTAAACACACAGATATAGCCACATACAGCGAAATCAGAAAtgggaaggaaagatggagagaTCCAGACACTGACAGACACAgatgaggagagaagaaagacgGTCAGAAAGGGGCCacagagagtgagaggcagaagACACCTCAGACCATGGTCCTGAGTCAGCATCCCTCTCCCTGTGGCTCAGATCCCCCACGGCTGTCCTCCCCCCATCCCAGCCATGCCCTGGACACTGGCCCTTAACCCCGCTGTGGTTGTGGGGGTCTATGTGTGAGGGCATGTGCAAGGGGACACATTCCACTGGCAGAGGGATCAGGGTCAGCCCCTCTCTGGTGACACCAGGtacccctgccccccccgcccctcccctcaccTGTACAGCCTGAGGGTCAGAGGGGTCCACAACCACAGCCAGCCGGGCCTGGGTGTCGATGATGAGGTAGCTGTAGTTGTCTGAGAGGACGGGGATGGGAAGCACCTTCACTCCTGGGGGACAGAGATGGGCTGTGGACAGGGTGACGCGAAGGGAGCCCAGCAGCCAGGGGCGTGTGATGGGGCAtaggcagggagggtgggtgggcaCAGCCTGGGGCGATGGTGGCCCCGGGGCAGCCAGAGCTCACCGTTGAAGAGACGGGGCTGGGTTCTGGAGTGGCCTTTGGGGTAGCGATTCCGAGCCCTGCGCAGCTGCTGGCGGTAGAAGAGGTACCCGAGCCAAGTGCGGGTGTACAGGCTGTACCTGCGGGGCGGGATGTCTGTGCTCAGCCCCGCCCCTGCACGTGGTCGTGGGGCCCTCGGAGATGCCCAGGTCCCACGTGTCCACTCCCTTGGccacgcccccccctccccccgggcagCGCACCGCACCGCACCGCTACCATTATCGGGTGCCTACTGTTTGCCCTGCTCAGTACACTGCTGTGATGGACACACCCCGAGCCCCAGGCCCATCAGGGGCGATGTGAGCTGAAGGATTCACAGAGGGGACTCAGAGGGGACTCAGAGGGGACTCAGAGGGGAGGGGGTTATTCCACGAGAAGGGTGGACGCGTTAGGAAGCTGAAATGAGGTGTAAAAAGTGTTTCCGGAGAGCAGTGGTGCATCACAATCACGCCTGGGAGTTAAAACATATTCTTTGCCCCATCCCCAGCCTTCGGgactcagcaggtctggggcggggcctgggaatttgcatttctaacgaGCTCCAGGTGATGCTTgttgctgctggtccagggaccaaaCTTTGAGAGCCACTGGGGTAGAGGAAACAACAGGCCAGGCCCAGAGGCTGCAGACAGCAGCGCGCTCTCCTTTGCGGAACTATAGAAAGTTCTGTCTGGCTGTCTGgtggaggaagcagggagaggtAGGCTGGACGGTCTGACCacactccctcccccctcccgccacGATTTCAGGCCATCCCACGCGctgcacagagaaaggaaaaggcgACAAGTCAGCACAAACAACAGAGGGGACTTGTGAGTGACAGAGGCCTCCAAACACAGGACACGGGCAGGCAGGG
The sequence above is drawn from the Neofelis nebulosa isolate mNeoNeb1 chromosome 2, mNeoNeb1.pri, whole genome shotgun sequence genome and encodes:
- the PNKD gene encoding probable hydrolase PNKD isoform X6, coding for MKAVGLAWYSLYTRTWLGYLFYRQQLRRARNRYPKGHSRTQPRLFNAHLCPPGVKVLPIPVLSDNYSYLIIDTQARLAVVVDPSDPQAVQASIEKEGVDLVAILCTHKHWDHSGGNRDLSRRHQDCRVYGSPQDGIPYLTHPLCHQDVVSVGRLQIRALATPGHTQGHLVYLLDGEPYKGPSCLFSGDLLFLSGCGRTFEGTAETMLSSLDTVLGLGDDTLLWPGHEYAEENLGFAGVVEPENLARERKMQWVQRQRMERKSTCPSTLGEERSYNPFLRTHCLVLQEALGPGPGPTGDDSYSRAELLEKLRRLKDLHKSK
- the PNKD gene encoding probable hydrolase PNKD isoform X3; this encodes MAAVVAATALKGRGARNARVLRGILSGATANKASQNRTRALQSHSSPECKEEPEPLSPELEYIPRKRGKNPMKAVGLAWYSLYTRTWLGYLFYRQQLRRARNRYPKGHSRTQPRLFNDNYSYLIIDTQARLAVVVDPSDPQAVQASIEKEGVDLVAILCTHKHWDHSGGNRDLSRRHQDCRVYGSPQDGIPYLTHPLCHQDVVSVGRLQIRALATPGHTQGHLVYLLDGEPYKGPSCLFSGDLLFLSGCGRTFEGTAETMLSSLDTVLGLGDDTLLWPGHEYAEENLGFAGVVEPENLARERKMQWVQRQRMERKSTCPSTLGEERSYNPFLRTHCLVLQEALGPGPGPTGDDSYSRAELLEKLRRLKDLHKSK
- the PNKD gene encoding probable hydrolase PNKD isoform X2, with product MAAVVAATALKGRGARNARVLRGILSGATANKASQNRTRALQSHSSPECKEEPEPLSPELEYIPRKRGKNPMKAVGLAWYSLYTRTWLGYLFYRQQLRRARNRYPKGHSRTQPRLFNGVKVLPIPVLSDNYSYLIIDTQARLAVVVDPSDPQAVQASIEKEGVDLVAILCTHKHWDHSGGNRDLSRRHQDCRVYGSPQDGIPYLTHPLCHQDVVSVGRLQIRALATPGHTQGHLVYLLDGEPYKGPSCLFSGDLLFLSGCGRTFEGTAETMLSSLDTVLGLGDDTLLWPGHEYAEENLGFAGVVEPENLARERKMQWVQRQRMERKSTCPSTLGEERSYNPFLRTHCLVLQEALGPGPGPTGDDSYSRAELLEKLRRLKDLHKSK
- the PNKD gene encoding probable hydrolase PNKD isoform X1, which gives rise to MAAVVAATALKGRGARNARVLRGILSGATANKASQNRTRALQSHSSPECKEEPEPLSPELEYIPRKRGKNPMKAVGLAWYSLYTRTWLGYLFYRQQLRRARNRYPKGHSRTQPRLFNAHLCPPGVKVLPIPVLSDNYSYLIIDTQARLAVVVDPSDPQAVQASIEKEGVDLVAILCTHKHWDHSGGNRDLSRRHQDCRVYGSPQDGIPYLTHPLCHQDVVSVGRLQIRALATPGHTQGHLVYLLDGEPYKGPSCLFSGDLLFLSGCGRTFEGTAETMLSSLDTVLGLGDDTLLWPGHEYAEENLGFAGVVEPENLARERKMQWVQRQRMERKSTCPSTLGEERSYNPFLRTHCLVLQEALGPGPGPTGDDSYSRAELLEKLRRLKDLHKSK
- the PNKD gene encoding probable hydrolase PNKD isoform X4, translated to MAWPGWSAPWLWVAGCGLLLLVLVLLASPRSCRARRTLRGLLMARSKRLLFRIGYSLYTRTWLGYLFYRQQLRRARNRYPKGHSRTQPRLFNAHLCPPGVKVLPIPVLSDNYSYLIIDTQARLAVVVDPSDPQAVQASIEKEGVDLVAILCTHKHWDHSGGNRDLSRRHQDCRVYGSPQDGIPYLTHPLCHQDVVSVGRLQIRALATPGHTQGHLVYLLDGEPYKGPSCLFSGDLLFLSGCGRTFEGTAETMLSSLDTVLGLGDDTLLWPGHEYAEENLGFAGVVEPENLARERKMQWVQRQRMERKSTCPSTLGEERSYNPFLRTHCLVLQEALGPGPGPTGDDSYSRAELLEKLRRLKDLHKSK
- the PNKD gene encoding probable hydrolase PNKD isoform X5 gives rise to the protein MAWPGWSAPWLWVAGCGLLLLVLVLLASPRSCRARRTLRGLLMARSKRLLFRIGYSLYTRTWLGYLFYRQQLRRARNRYPKGHSRTQPRLFNGVKVLPIPVLSDNYSYLIIDTQARLAVVVDPSDPQAVQASIEKEGVDLVAILCTHKHWDHSGGNRDLSRRHQDCRVYGSPQDGIPYLTHPLCHQDVVSVGRLQIRALATPGHTQGHLVYLLDGEPYKGPSCLFSGDLLFLSGCGRTFEGTAETMLSSLDTVLGLGDDTLLWPGHEYAEENLGFAGVVEPENLARERKMQWVQRQRMERKSTCPSTLGEERSYNPFLRTHCLVLQEALGPGPGPTGDDSYSRAELLEKLRRLKDLHKSK